Below is a window of Micromonospora chersina DNA.
TCGAGGAGAAGGTGGCCGCGATGATCGCCGACAAGCGCAGCCTCGCCCAGCGGGTGGTGGGCAGCGGCGAGCAGTGGGTCACCGAACTCTCCACCGACACCCTGCGCGAGCTGTTCGCCCTGGAGGCCGGGGCGGTGGTGGAGTGACCACACCGGACGGAGGGTCGCGGTTCGCCGAGTTCGGGCCGCCCCGGCGGGTCGAGGGCGGGCTGAAGGCGCGCAGCACCCGGGGCGCCATCGGCAGTTCCTGGTGGTCGCGGCGGTTCCTGGAGGTGCTGGAGTCCTTCGCGCTCGGCACCCGGCTCACCCGGGGCCGGGCGTACGCGCGCCGCGGCCAGGTGCTCCGGCTCGACGTCGCGCCCGGGCTGGTCACCGCCAGCGTGCAGGGCTCCCGGCCGGACCCGTACCCGGTGCGGATCGGGCTGGCCGCCCACCCGGACGAGGTGTGGGAGCGGATCGAGGCGGAGCTGGCCGGGCAGGCGTTCTTCAGCGCCCGGCTGCTCGCCGGCGACCTGCCGGCCGAGCTGGAGGAGTTGTTCGCCGCGGCCGGGGCGCCGCTGTTCCCGGGCGCGGTCGGCGAGCTGGCCCAGCACTGCGGCTGCCCCGATTTCGCGGTGCCGTGCAAGCACCTGGCGGCCACCTTCTACCTGCTCGCCGAGGCGTTCGACGCGGACCCGTTCCAGCTCCTGCACTGGCGCGGGCGCGCCCGGGGCGAGCTGCTCGACCGGCTGCGTACGCTGCGCGGCGCCGCCTCACCGGGCGGCCCGGCGGCGGCCCCGGACGGACCGGCCGTCCCTGCGGACGCGGGCGGCGCGCCCGGCCCGAACGCGCGGCCCGTGGCCGGTGCGGGTCGGGTCCTGGGTGGCCTGCCGGCGGTCCCACCGGACGACGAGGTCGACCGGTTCTGGCTGTCCCCGGTGGCGCTGCCGGACCGGCCGCCCACCCTGGCCACCGGGTCGGAACTGCTGCTGCGCCAGCTCGGCCCACCCGGTGCCGCGATCGGCGGCCCGGGCCTCGTCGAGCGGCTCCGCCGGGCGTACCGGCAGTTCGGTCGCGAAGCGACGGACGCGGACGACGCGCGCTGACCGGCGCCGCCGGCACGGTCATAGCCAGCGGCGGCGGAACCGCCACATGAGGCCGGCGTTGGCGAGCAGCACCACGGCGCAGATCGCGCCGGCCAGCCGCCCGGCCAGCACGGTCATCGCCGGCAGCGAGGCCCACAGCACGATCGTCAGCAGCATCAGGTACCGGCCTCGGCGGGCCCGGGCCCGGTGGTCGAGCCGGGCGAAGAACTGCGGGTCGCTCTCCCGCAGCTGGCGGGTGATCTGTTCGAACCTGCGCTGATCCTCTTTGCTGAGCATGGCGGTGCCTTCCCCTCACGGCTTCAGCGGTTCGGCGGCATACCCGCAACGGGGGCGGGTCACGCGCCGCTCCTGCTGCTGGTTTCGGCCGAGCCGGACGGGGCTGGACGCACCGGTCGGAGACCTCAGCACGGGCTTATCCGTGCCTTAAGTTTCCCTGAGCGGTTGAACGCCGCGAACAGCGCCGTGACGGCGAAAAACGTTACGTCCGGGCGGTCACCGCCCGGGTTGCCCCTGCTCCGGGCACCGCCGGTCCGGGCCGGTCCCACCGGCCGCCGCGGAGCCGGCCTGAGCACCGTCTTAAGTGCCCTCCGGGGCGCCGTCGGCGTGCCTTGAGCGCCCGGGAACGCGTGGCTACTTTCCCGTAGCAACTCCTCCGGCAACCGTCGCCGCCCCTCCGCCCACCCCCTGGGCGGCAGGCGAGCCGGCGCTCGAAGAAAACGGGACAGCTACATGGCCGACCTGAACGTGCCACCGCGTCGACCCCGGGACGACCGCGGCTGGGACGGATTCCCGCACCCCCATCCGGACGGGTACCGCGACAACGCCATGCCGTACGCCGGACCCGGCGGCCACGCCACCCCGGCGGCCCCGGCGTCCGGTCCCCAGTGGGTCGGACCCCACGGGTTCGCCGGCGGCGGCCACCCCCAGCCGTCCGGCGGGTACGCCCCGCCGCCCGGCCCCGGACTGCCCAACCTGGACGACGACGAGGAGCCGCGCCGCGGCCGGCGCCGGGCCCTCGTCGCGCTCGGCGGCGCCGCCGTGGTCGCCGGCGGCGCCGCCCTCGGCCTCTCCCCGCAGGTCCGTGGCCTGTTCTCCGACGACCCGGTCGCCGGCGACGCCACCGGCACGGTGGTCACGGACGGCACCTCGGCCCGCCCGAGCGGCCAGCAGCCCAGTACGGTGCGCACCTACACCGAGCAGAACGAGAGCTACATGGGCTCACGGGCCGGCGCGGCGCTCAAGCGCAACGCCCCGTCCGGTGGCCGGATCTTCGCCAGCCCGGCGGCCGCCGCGGCGGCCACCCAGGTGACCGTCAAGACGGTGCTCGCGAAGGACCCGATCCGCCACCTGGCCAGCCGGGCCACCTTCGGCCCGACGCCCAAGGTGCTCGCCGACATCAAGCGGCTCGGCATCGACGACTGGCTGCGCCAGCAACTCGAACCGGAGAAGATCGCCCCGACGAAGGCGGAGCTGAAGCTGGCCGAGCTGCCCTCGCTGAAGCTGAGCCCGACGCAGCTGCGCGACCAGCGGGACCAGCTCAACGAGCGGGGCGTCGACCCGGCGCGGGAGACCGTCGACGCCACCATCGCCCGGCAGATCTGGTCGGACCGCCAGCTCTTCGAGGTGATGGTCGACTTCTGGAACGACTTCCTGCACGTCGCCGCCGACTTCGACGGCGGCGAGATCTACCGCAACTCGTTCGACCGGGACGTCGTCCGCAAGCACGCGCTGGGCAGCTACCCGGAGATGCTGGTGGCCGCCAACAAGCACCCGGCGCTGCTGATCTACCTGAACCAGACCGAGTCCCGCAAGGACGCGGTCAACGAGAACCTGGCCCGGGAGAACCTGGAGCTCTACTCGGTCGGCGTGGACGGCGGCTACACCGAGAAGGACGTCCGCCAGGCCGCCCTGCTCCAGACCGGCCGGGGCGTGGCCGACGGGAAGTACGTCTTCCACGCCGACCGGCACTACCTCGGCAAGGTGAAGATCCTCGGGTTCAGCCACGCCAACAACTCGGCCGACCCGAAGGCCGCCGACAAGGTGATCGACGACTACATCCGGTACATCGCGCTGCACGCGTCGACGGCCGGCTACGTGGCCCGGAACCTGGCCACCCGGTTCGTCTCCGACACCCCGCCGAAGTCCCTCGTGGACCGGTTGGCCAAGGCGTACACCACGAACCGGGGGCAGATCCGGCCGGTGCTGGCCACCCTGTTCAGCTCCTCGGAGTTCTGGGCCGCGGTGGGCCAGAAGGTCCGCCGGCCGATGGAGTACCTGGTCGCCACGTACCGGTCGCTGGGCGTGGGGCCGGAGGCGTCCCCGGGCTTCGACGGCGACAAGCGGCGCACCCCGTTCGCCCAGGGGCTGCGGCAGGTGCAGGACAAGATGCGCGAGCTGGGCCAGTTCCCGATGGGCAAGCCCACCCCGGACGGCTACGCCGACGTCTACGTGGCCTGGACCTCCGCCGGCACCATGGTCGACGGCTGGAACGAGGCCGGCGACCTCATCGGCGGCTGGCGCAAGCAGTTCACCTACGTCAAGCCGGAGAAGCTGGTGGCGAAGCCGCCGGCGACCGCCGGGGCGTACGTGGACGCGCTGGCCCAGCGGCTGGTGCACCAGAAGCTGAGCGCCAAGGAGAAGGCCCTCGTGCTCGGCGTGGCCGGGGTGCCGGCCGGCGCCAAGGTCGACGCCACCTTCAACGGGGCCATCGCCGCCGTCGCGCGGACGATCCTCGCGTCCCCCCAGCACCACCTCCGGTGAGGCATTCGATGGAGATGACCGTGAACCCGTACCCCCTGCACCCCGAATGCCCCGACCTGCGGCGGCTGGCCGACAACCCGACCGAGGCGCTGCTGCGCGCGGAGGCGGACATCGTCGCGGCGGAGAACGCCGCCGAGGCGGACCGCTACCGCCGGCTGGAGGAGCTGGAGGAGGCCCAGCAGGACGGCCGGGGCGTCACCCGGCGTACGTTCGTCGCCGGCGCCGCGGCCACCGCGACCGCCCTGGCCACCGCCCAGTTCGTCACCACCTCGGCGTCGTTCGCGGCGACGAAGACCGGCACCCTGATTCACGTCTTCCTCTACGGCGGGCTGGACGGGCTGAGCCTGGTCGCCCCGGCCGACGACCCGGTGCTCAGCAGGACGCGCCCCGACCTGCTGCTCGGCAACGACTCGCTGGCCCTCGGCCGCGGCTTCAAGCTGACCAGCGCGTTCGCCCCGCTGGAGCAGTGGCTCAAGGCCGGCCAGCTCGGCTTCGTGCCGGCGGTCTCCGACCCGCGGCTGTCCCGCAGCCACTTCCAGGCCGCCGACGCCTGCAACCTGGGTGGCCTGCCCGGCGAGACCGGCGGCCGGGGCTGGCTGGACAGCCTGGTGGACACCCTCGGCAAGGGCACCGCGTTCCGCAGCGTCGGCATCGGCAGCACGCTGCCCCGCTCGCTGGTCGGCGTGAACGGCGCCATCTCCCTCAACAACGTCGGTGAGCTGCGGCTCAACGGCGACGACCGGTACCGCGCCGCGACCGAGAAGGCGATCCGCGGCCTCTTCACCGGGATCAACCACCCGGTGGAGGAGGCGGTGATCGAGGGGATGGGCGCGCTGGCCACCGCGCAG
It encodes the following:
- a CDS encoding SWIM zinc finger family protein, producing MTTPDGGSRFAEFGPPRRVEGGLKARSTRGAIGSSWWSRRFLEVLESFALGTRLTRGRAYARRGQVLRLDVAPGLVTASVQGSRPDPYPVRIGLAAHPDEVWERIEAELAGQAFFSARLLAGDLPAELEELFAAAGAPLFPGAVGELAQHCGCPDFAVPCKHLAATFYLLAEAFDADPFQLLHWRGRARGELLDRLRTLRGAASPGGPAAAPDGPAVPADAGGAPGPNARPVAGAGRVLGGLPAVPPDDEVDRFWLSPVALPDRPPTLATGSELLLRQLGPPGAAIGGPGLVERLRRAYRQFGREATDADDAR
- a CDS encoding DUF3040 domain-containing protein produces the protein MLSKEDQRRFEQITRQLRESDPQFFARLDHRARARRGRYLMLLTIVLWASLPAMTVLAGRLAGAICAVVLLANAGLMWRFRRRWL
- a CDS encoding DUF1800 domain-containing protein is translated as MADLNVPPRRPRDDRGWDGFPHPHPDGYRDNAMPYAGPGGHATPAAPASGPQWVGPHGFAGGGHPQPSGGYAPPPGPGLPNLDDDEEPRRGRRRALVALGGAAVVAGGAALGLSPQVRGLFSDDPVAGDATGTVVTDGTSARPSGQQPSTVRTYTEQNESYMGSRAGAALKRNAPSGGRIFASPAAAAAATQVTVKTVLAKDPIRHLASRATFGPTPKVLADIKRLGIDDWLRQQLEPEKIAPTKAELKLAELPSLKLSPTQLRDQRDQLNERGVDPARETVDATIARQIWSDRQLFEVMVDFWNDFLHVAADFDGGEIYRNSFDRDVVRKHALGSYPEMLVAANKHPALLIYLNQTESRKDAVNENLARENLELYSVGVDGGYTEKDVRQAALLQTGRGVADGKYVFHADRHYLGKVKILGFSHANNSADPKAADKVIDDYIRYIALHASTAGYVARNLATRFVSDTPPKSLVDRLAKAYTTNRGQIRPVLATLFSSSEFWAAVGQKVRRPMEYLVATYRSLGVGPEASPGFDGDKRRTPFAQGLRQVQDKMRELGQFPMGKPTPDGYADVYVAWTSAGTMVDGWNEAGDLIGGWRKQFTYVKPEKLVAKPPATAGAYVDALAQRLVHQKLSAKEKALVLGVAGVPAGAKVDATFNGAIAAVARTILASPQHHLR
- a CDS encoding DUF1501 domain-containing protein, which codes for MTVNPYPLHPECPDLRRLADNPTEALLRAEADIVAAENAAEADRYRRLEELEEAQQDGRGVTRRTFVAGAAATATALATAQFVTTSASFAATKTGTLIHVFLYGGLDGLSLVAPADDPVLSRTRPDLLLGNDSLALGRGFKLTSAFAPLEQWLKAGQLGFVPAVSDPRLSRSHFQAADACNLGGLPGETGGRGWLDSLVDTLGKGTAFRSVGIGSTLPRSLVGVNGAISLNNVGELRLNGDDRYRAATEKAIRGLFTGINHPVEEAVIEGMGALATAQKLAAKPYAAAAGVKYEGVGYAFQQLAQLIKGGANVRVATVGMGGYDTHENQGTREGGQLWRRLNELANAMAAFFTDLGDRAADVTVMVSSEFGRRVASNQGGTDHGHGGVVTILSGRKLAGSLLGTWNGLNDLDSGDVPEYNNMFNVYGSVAQGRFGLTTAQVDKVFPRQKYAPMKLYA